AGCGAGCCTGGAGACTGGGGTAGGCCGTAGGGGCTGCTGGAGCGGATGTTGTGGTACTGGTCCTGGGACTGGAGGACTCCATGCTCTAGGGGGAAGGGGCCGTGGCTGCTCTCCTGGCGGCCCCCCATGGCCAGGGACGACTCGCTCAGGCCACTGTAGATGCCGTTGGAGTGGCTGAGCTCCGACATGGGTGGCTCATCTGGAACATAAGGGAGGACACTTAGTCAGGGTGTGGCATTATTGAAGTGCTTATTCCATTTCCTGCTAATATTAGTTTGATTCTGGTTAACAATTTCCCTCAATGGAATTATTTGGGTAAATATAGGTTTCATTCAAATTTGAATGGGAATAAACCAAAATGTGCGGTTTAGAAATTGGCTATGTCCATTTCCCCCATGCACTTTAGGGGATAATAAATAATTTCAAGAAGACATTTGTAATATAATTGTGGTAATAACGTTTCTCATAATTCCTCAAATAGGAGCTTAAAGGCTGCCGTCTGTATCCCTTTCACTTCGGTTTGATTCCTGTGAATACATCATCTcagatgtctgtctgtttgttttccCATCATACCTGTAAAGGAGACCTCAGCGTCGCTGTCCATGCCCTCCTCCTGGATACTGTCCTTGTCTGATTTTGAACTGCCTCGCGACCTCTTCATGTTGCGGAAGTACTGTCCCCACCTCTGTCTGCCTGCATCCTTCTTCAGCCTCTTCTCTTTTGCTCGCCTGTTCTGAAACCAGACCTGGAGGACAAAGGAGGTGTTTGGTACATATaggttttgttttatttatttgaggTATATAATTGGGAAGTTTCCTGTTGAAGGCAGACCCTCTAATAAGCCTTCTCCTACAATACACTTGTGAGTGAAGTGAAATAGATTTCTTAAAATTAGAAATATATAATTTAGTGTTACATTTACAGAAGAGTAGGCTATACACAAGTAGTCAGTTTTATAAAAGAAATGTTGTTTCTTTTGAACTGCATTTTTCGTTCATAGATTCTGATGCCAAATTCATTCTGATGCCAAATTCATTCTGATGCATTCTGATGCCAAattccaatcaatcaatcaatcaatcaattttattttatatagcccttcgtacatcagataatatctcgaagtgctgtacagaaacccagcctaaaaccccaaacagctagaatgcaggtgtagaagcacggtggctaggaaaaactccctagaaaggccaaaacctaggaagaaacctagagaggaaccaggctatgaggggtggccagtcctcttctggctgtgccgggtggagattataacagaactatgccaagatgttcaaaaatgttcaaaaatgttcataagtgacaagcatggtcaaataataatctaCTTACTGGACCGTTCCGGACATCATTTTTCTTGACTCTTTCTTCAGTGAAACTGCTATGCTTTTAAGTGGTCAGGTACAGCACATTAACATTAAAACAAAATTAATTTTCAAGGACTGTCTGGGAAGCAGGTCGCCTCTTTGTCGCAGAACACTAATGTTGGGACCAACATGCCCTGAGATTTATCACGCTAATTAACTTTGCGACAGCTACAAGTTGTCCTTAACCCTGGGAGCAGACAGGTCGCATGTTACCTTCTCACTGGGATCTACTAACCCGGAGGTGATTCTAATTATTCACATTTCACTATGGCCACATTCTAAATTTTAGCTGTAAACTTGTGTGATACAATTTGaaaacatttgtattttatttttaagagACACTTATGATTGATGAACCATTCAATGTTAGCACATATTTTGTTGTTTACAATTCACATCATGCAAAGCCTAATTTAATTCAACCAGGTAAAAATGTTCCTCCTTTCCCTCCTACATATAGGCAAGGCCTATATTCATTAGTGATATGCAGCTGAAGTGAACCCTCTTAACCCCCATTTCCCCTTCCGTGAATAATGAAGCGCGATAGTGGCTTCCGCGTACCTACTTTAAGTGTCCTTGCAAATAAACAATATATATGACTATAGTCAACCACAGTAGGGATCTTTCACGGACAGACAATATGCGAAGCTTTCTCTCAGCATTGTTAACGAGCTTGCGCTTACAGTTCTGACTTTCAAGTGTGTGGACTTCATTTTGATCCATCTTATCGTAAATTCTAACCATTCAAACCCGCTGGGAGGCCATTTCAAGCAGTATTTCAATGGAATCCCATGCATGTCctgaaataataataaaataatgacGCTAATGAAATGGTCTATAGTGGAGGGGAATGGATAGTTACCTGAACAACACGCATATCTAGGCCGGTTTCTGACGATAGCTGTTCTCGGACGTGGCGGGCAGGTTTTGGAGAGTTGTTGTAAGCGTTTTTCAGGGTCTCGAGCTGTTTGGCGGTGATAGTCGTTCGTGGCCTTTTCGCTGTTGAGTCTGCCTCTGAAAATAAAAGACACACATTGTAAGCCAGACCGTACACAAACATGTACCCCATTAGGCCTACTTTATGCTAAAAGACTTAACCTTAGATTCCAAGGGTAAATAGGCTGTTTATAGATATTCAGGTTCAGTCATTGAAAAGTGCAAGTGACATACCAGAACTGAAAAAAAATTATTGTAGAAAAGAATGGGAAGACAAGTAAACTTCATAACTTCATTTTCTGACTTATTTCTTTCAATAAGCCTAATTAAACCCGGATAAATACTAACTCTTAAACCAAAAGCCTACGAACAAAAACATATGCCAGACCATCCTACAAGTGGGCAAATACCGAAGTAATGAGGCCCTCTCATTAACCAAATAAACGTGTGGTTTTCCATGAAAACTAATCTTAACTCAATGGGTAAATCAGCGGTTGGTTTAGTCAGTAAATTCACACAAACAGATGGGGAAGAGAACTTGAATAACACGGACTATTCACAAAGAAAACTTTGGCCTACCCTTGCTGAATTTCGTTGTGTTAAAACAGATTCTCTGAGGTCAGTTGTACTCAATTTAGCATGCAATAAATAAGCATTTTTATTAGAAAAGTATTCATTTCAAATTCAgtggaagaaaaaaaatctagTTCTAAACTTCATTTCGTTTTCCCAAAAATACATTTGTGGTAGAAAACATGCCCATTTTGGTCATTGCATTTGACATTTCATTCCAATTTCAATTATTTTACTTGAAATATGAGGCCTTATTGTAGCCTATGAGATAGTTTAGCAAAACATGGTCACCAGCGCTTTAAACACCTTTGAAACAAACCTCCTAAATAGTCTGTTGTGCAGATGAGGCTGAATATAATCTTCTTAGTCACTGTCGGTCTGCtaataaaataaaacagaaagAACTACGTTTTCTCTCTTCACTGCAATTGGATAGGCTGTATCCATATTGCTATCGATTGGGATGCGGGATACGACGCAATCATCGCAGGTGGGTCAAGTGTTTATGGGTGACCTCATAGTCTTGTAGATCAAGTTCACAGCTCCAAGCAGTTGCTCAATAAAAGGTCAATGGATCAAATAAGTAAAACATTACATAACTTATTCGGTGATGCGTGCGTGATAGCTTATAATAGGTTAAATCCTTTTTCACGTTATTTAGCAGACATAAATGAAGATGTGGGCATTGTAGGATATACACATTCTTTGATATGGCTGAAATATCAACGACAGGGGATACATGCGTAATTCCGCGTTAGAGTCTAGGCACTCTGATCTTGGGGACCCTAATTAGGTGTGATAAAGGTATGTTCAGGTATACCGTGACTTCTCACCTCTCTGTTTGGCGGTTTCGTAGTCAGCCTTGCACACGAGTCTGCTGTCTTCCATCAAGTAGTACTCGTCACCTGTCGCGAGCTGCCTTTTGCACACGATGCACGCGAAGCAGTGCAGGTGGTACACGAAATCCTGCGCTCTCCTCACCACTTGCGTCGGCGGAATACCTTGCTGACACGCGGCGCATTTGGTCCCAAATCTCCTTTTAGGAAATAAGAAGGTTATCATCAATACATTGACAAGTGAGTGTTTCATCACATTCACAACCTCAAAATAAATGCAGACCGGGTGATTCTATCGAATAATTAGGCTTGGTTTACATTAAATATTAGGCTACACACCTGACATATTTTcaataatttgtctttcattaaaGAATATATATTTCATGGCGTATTTGTTGCACCCACTTAAAAAAGTCTTCTTTGCAGTAGACTCTATCTTCCCGGCTGAAGCACTTGTCCGCTAACTGGGATTGGCAGTCGCTGCATTTCAGGCACTTGCTG
The Salvelinus fontinalis isolate EN_2023a chromosome 10, ASM2944872v1, whole genome shotgun sequence DNA segment above includes these coding regions:
- the LOC129864116 gene encoding LIM/homeobox protein Lhx3-like isoform X1; its protein translation is MLLEHPGSSCQNPGNFSRHSAGQEIPVCAGCNQHIVDRFILKVLDRHWHSKCLKCSDCQSQLADKCFSREDRVYCKEDFFKRFGTKCAACQQGIPPTQVVRRAQDFVYHLHCFACIVCKRQLATGDEYYLMEDSRLVCKADYETAKQREADSTAKRPRTTITAKQLETLKNAYNNSPKPARHVREQLSSETGLDMRVVQVWFQNRRAKEKRLKKDAGRQRWGQYFRNMKRSRGSSKSDKDSIQEEGMDSDAEVSFTDEPPMSELSHSNGIYSGLSESSLAMGGRQESSHGPFPLEHGVLQSQDQYHNIRSSSPYGLPQSPGSLQALPRHQPPISSLVYPDSGLPIMTQGGAPGLNPGMRGVLGGANGPSSDLSTGSSGGYPDFPASPASWLDEVDHGQF
- the LOC129864116 gene encoding LIM/homeobox protein Lhx3-like isoform X2; this translates as MDRHNERYSPKRARNSTEILFALLAQSEELRKEIPVCAGCNQHIVDRFILKVLDRHWHSKCLKCSDCQSQLADKCFSREDRVYCKEDFFKRFGTKCAACQQGIPPTQVVRRAQDFVYHLHCFACIVCKRQLATGDEYYLMEDSRLVCKADYETAKQREADSTAKRPRTTITAKQLETLKNAYNNSPKPARHVREQLSSETGLDMRVVQVWFQNRRAKEKRLKKDAGRQRWGQYFRNMKRSRGSSKSDKDSIQEEGMDSDAEVSFTDEPPMSELSHSNGIYSGLSESSLAMGGRQESSHGPFPLEHGVLQSQDQYHNIRSSSPYGLPQSPGSLQALPRHQPPISSLVYPDSGLPIMTQGGAPGLNPGMRGVLGGANGPSSDLSTGSSGGYPDFPASPASWLDEVDHGQF